The following coding sequences lie in one Moritella viscosa genomic window:
- a CDS encoding HTH-type transcriptional regulator, LysR family gives MINLQRINLNLLVSLQYLLQEQQVTAAAQRQYITQSAMSKNLAKLREIFADPLLIKLDNKSQLTEKAKQLKPVLAQILNNIDGLLVTGGVDPLQSQREFTIASTDYVTDYILPAALAHLYQQAPNIKLNLTYWDKFTLAAMERGEIDLGATIIRPEHKHLSYLPLEKDNYVCIMRQGHPLENEVLTLANYTQYPHGIITSGSDKAGDIDVALSAQGLFRDVALRIPSYSSAFSIIAKTDHLLTIPNSIADKLIIGEQFTRKELPIKLPILQAAIIWHPRFDHDLAHKWLRDELHAQLSCNIPNGTAVE, from the coding sequence ATGATTAATTTACAACGTATCAACCTCAATTTATTAGTCAGCTTGCAGTACTTGTTACAAGAACAGCAAGTCACTGCCGCTGCACAACGTCAATACATTACTCAATCGGCAATGAGTAAAAACCTGGCAAAATTACGTGAGATATTTGCCGATCCGTTATTAATCAAACTGGATAATAAAAGTCAGTTAACCGAAAAAGCCAAGCAATTAAAACCAGTATTGGCGCAGATCTTAAATAATATTGATGGCTTGTTGGTGACTGGAGGGGTTGATCCGCTGCAATCTCAGCGTGAGTTTACCATCGCGTCAACCGATTACGTGACCGACTATATTCTACCTGCCGCTCTTGCACATTTATATCAACAGGCTCCGAACATTAAACTTAATCTCACCTATTGGGATAAGTTTACGTTAGCGGCGATGGAGCGTGGCGAGATTGATTTAGGGGCAACCATTATTCGACCCGAGCATAAACATCTTTCTTATTTACCGTTAGAAAAAGATAATTACGTGTGTATTATGCGCCAAGGACATCCATTAGAAAATGAAGTGTTAACATTAGCGAATTATACCCAATATCCACATGGCATTATTACCTCGGGCTCAGACAAAGCGGGTGATATTGATGTCGCCTTATCTGCTCAAGGGCTGTTTAGAGACGTGGCATTGCGTATTCCTTCTTATTCTTCCGCCTTTAGTATTATCGCTAAAACTGACCATTTATTGACCATACCTAACTCCATTGCAGATAAATTAATCATTGGTGAGCAATTTACGCGAAAAGAATTACCGATCAAATTACCTATTTTACAGGCTGCAATCATCTGGCATCCTCGTTTTGACCATGATTTGGCACATAAATGGCTGCGTGACGAACTACATGCGCAATTAAGCTGCAACATTCCAAATGGGACTGCGGTAGAGTAG
- a CDS encoding translocator, LysE type — MYEIIVSLLVVNFFGMLSPGPDMMLVLKYGSLNAKRAAWYCVGGIISGLAVHMMLGLFGISLLISSHPMLFNVVRWLGAAYLIYIGIKSLRAGKSEIAVDAGTLNYRPTKAYLDGLLCNLLNPKILMFMVAAFSQVIAPETPTSDKLLISLSIFLETAVLWSCFIILLNRGTLKQMLNRYQDKINKATGGLLITLGGFIGLSS, encoded by the coding sequence ATGTACGAAATTATAGTGTCTTTATTAGTAGTTAATTTTTTTGGCATGCTCAGCCCAGGCCCTGACATGATGTTAGTGCTAAAATACGGTAGCCTAAACGCTAAACGTGCCGCGTGGTATTGTGTTGGTGGTATTATTTCGGGTTTGGCTGTACACATGATGTTAGGTTTGTTTGGTATTTCATTACTGATTTCGAGTCACCCAATGCTGTTCAATGTTGTGCGCTGGTTAGGTGCTGCTTATCTTATTTATATTGGTATTAAATCACTGCGTGCAGGTAAAAGTGAAATTGCAGTGGATGCCGGTACATTGAATTATCGTCCAACGAAAGCGTATTTAGACGGTTTATTGTGTAATTTATTAAATCCGAAGATCTTGATGTTTATGGTAGCAGCATTCAGTCAGGTTATTGCACCTGAAACACCAACATCAGACAAGTTATTAATCAGCTTATCTATCTTTTTAGAAACGGCAGTACTGTGGTCGTGTTTTATCATATTGCTGAACCGTGGCACACTTAAACAAATGCTCAATCGTTATCAAGATAAGATCAATAAAGCCACGGGTGGCCTTTTGATTACCTTGGGTGGTTTCATTGGTTTAAGTAGCTAA
- a CDS encoding peptidase, M16 family: MQPLHGAFALITSPNDYKQYRHITLPNGLAVLLIQDDQCKKSAASMSVAVGHFDDPQQHEGLAHLLEHMLFLGTDKYPKPGEYQSFISMHGGSNNAWTGTEYTNYYFDINNSYFHNALDHFAQFFIAPSFNADLLDRERHAVDSEFKLKLKDDVRRFYQVHKETVNPPHPFSKFSVGNLTTLADTKTYTLRDELLRFYEQHYCASLMKLVIQSNLSLDKQEHMLNEMFSAVPNRGINAVPLAIPLYTDAQLQQAIWVESISGHKKLYICFPLSDILPYYQIKPLSYISQLIGDETEGSLLSLLKRKGWVTALSAGSGQSGANFKDYNIIVGLTSNGFKHITEIVEFCLQYIKLIAEQGLQAWRYDEKKNFLEQAFRYQEKIPAIKNVSHLSQNLHIYPPEHVIYGDYMMTGFDIEACRFFLQQFNATNMRLMVSAPNLDTNKTAAWYDTPYRVDDFTPNQQQRWANVEIDESLALPIKNRFMSSSLEALALDEANLTEQPRLIDQSEGFKTWFMQEHEFHLPKGNIFISIDSEYAIANTHNIAMTRLAVELLMEQLNSLTYQAEIAGINYHIYAHQGGFTLHLAGFAQKQFELLKLIIGHRHLQMVDSETFSSIRNQLLISWENQKQAKPINRLFSELTSVLQPNNPSNERLAKALMSIKQEQLPEYLEKVYQNISVEVLVHGDWHRSQALEIGKYVKNKLHPFSSPGKETIRKLVDIRDTGSLVHEVAAEHNDAALIVYYQASKISPKELAYYSLANHVMSSKFFYELRTQQQLGYVVGTGNIPLNRHAGLMFYVQSPHTQPVKLLDAINDFIDFFPFGMISFTEQQWQSSKQGLISKLHEPDANINSKSKRLWHAIGIKDKAFNKSERIAEELEKIERIDLIRFMVELKSRTSDRLIMSTISQVNKHDDEYEEANVKKLEGTYIADVEAFQQQSNVFEL; this comes from the coding sequence ATGCAGCCATTACATGGAGCATTCGCCTTGATAACTAGCCCAAATGATTACAAACAATATCGTCACATCACGCTCCCCAATGGTTTAGCTGTATTATTGATCCAAGATGATCAATGTAAAAAGTCCGCCGCCTCAATGTCCGTAGCAGTGGGTCACTTTGATGATCCACAACAACATGAGGGACTTGCACATTTACTCGAACACATGCTTTTTCTCGGTACAGATAAATACCCTAAACCCGGTGAATACCAATCATTCATTTCCATGCATGGTGGCAGCAATAACGCTTGGACAGGCACTGAATATACCAACTATTACTTTGATATTAACAACAGTTATTTCCATAACGCACTCGATCATTTCGCCCAATTTTTTATCGCACCAAGTTTCAATGCCGACTTATTAGACCGAGAACGCCATGCTGTTGATTCAGAATTTAAGCTAAAGCTAAAAGATGATGTTCGCCGTTTTTATCAAGTTCATAAAGAAACAGTAAATCCACCCCATCCATTTAGTAAATTTTCAGTAGGTAACCTCACTACGCTCGCAGACACAAAAACCTACACCCTGCGTGACGAACTACTACGATTTTACGAACAACATTACTGCGCCTCTTTAATGAAGTTAGTGATCCAATCTAATCTTTCACTTGATAAACAAGAACACATGCTTAACGAGATGTTTTCAGCGGTTCCTAACCGAGGCATTAACGCAGTCCCTTTAGCGATCCCTTTATATACCGACGCGCAATTACAACAAGCCATTTGGGTTGAATCGATCAGTGGTCATAAAAAATTATACATCTGCTTTCCACTTAGCGATATTCTGCCCTACTACCAAATCAAGCCATTAAGTTATATCAGCCAGCTAATCGGTGATGAAACTGAAGGGAGTTTACTGTCGCTGTTAAAACGCAAAGGTTGGGTAACCGCATTATCAGCAGGTAGTGGTCAAAGTGGCGCTAATTTTAAAGATTACAATATTATTGTGGGCTTAACGAGCAATGGCTTTAAGCACATTACCGAGATTGTCGAATTCTGTTTGCAATATATCAAGCTCATCGCAGAACAAGGTTTACAGGCGTGGCGTTATGACGAGAAGAAAAATTTCTTAGAGCAAGCATTTCGCTACCAAGAAAAAATACCGGCAATAAAGAATGTCTCTCACCTATCGCAAAACTTACATATTTATCCACCTGAACATGTCATTTATGGTGATTACATGATGACGGGCTTTGATATCGAGGCTTGTCGTTTCTTTTTACAGCAGTTTAATGCTACGAATATGCGGTTAATGGTATCGGCACCAAACTTGGACACCAATAAAACAGCCGCTTGGTATGATACCCCTTATCGTGTCGATGATTTTACACCTAACCAGCAACAACGCTGGGCGAATGTAGAGATTGATGAAAGCCTAGCACTGCCGATAAAAAACCGCTTCATGAGCTCGTCTTTAGAAGCCCTTGCGCTTGATGAAGCCAACTTGACTGAGCAACCAAGGCTAATTGATCAGAGTGAAGGTTTTAAAACTTGGTTTATGCAAGAACATGAGTTCCATTTACCTAAGGGTAATATCTTCATTTCGATAGACAGTGAATATGCCATTGCCAATACCCATAATATTGCGATGACCCGACTAGCGGTTGAGCTATTGATGGAACAATTAAACAGCCTGACTTATCAAGCCGAAATTGCAGGGATTAATTACCACATTTATGCGCACCAAGGTGGTTTTACCTTACACCTTGCCGGATTTGCCCAAAAACAGTTCGAATTATTAAAACTGATCATCGGCCATCGTCACTTACAAATGGTTGATAGTGAAACCTTCTCAAGTATTCGTAATCAACTGCTTATCTCGTGGGAAAATCAGAAACAAGCGAAACCAATCAATCGCTTATTTTCAGAACTGACTTCTGTACTGCAGCCAAACAATCCATCAAACGAACGATTAGCTAAGGCGCTGATGAGTATTAAGCAGGAACAGCTGCCTGAGTATTTGGAAAAAGTATATCAGAACATCAGTGTTGAAGTGTTAGTGCACGGTGACTGGCATCGATCTCAAGCGTTAGAGATAGGCAAGTACGTGAAAAATAAATTGCATCCATTTAGCTCACCCGGTAAAGAGACAATACGTAAATTAGTGGACATTCGCGATACAGGTTCGTTGGTGCATGAAGTTGCTGCTGAACATAATGATGCAGCGCTGATTGTTTATTACCAAGCATCAAAGATATCACCAAAAGAGCTCGCTTATTACAGTTTAGCTAATCATGTGATGTCGTCTAAATTCTTCTATGAGTTACGCACTCAACAACAATTGGGTTATGTCGTAGGTACAGGTAATATCCCGCTTAATCGTCATGCCGGTTTGATGTTCTATGTACAATCACCACATACTCAACCAGTGAAACTGTTGGATGCGATCAATGACTTTATTGATTTCTTCCCGTTCGGGATGATCTCATTTACTGAGCAGCAATGGCAATCAAGTAAACAAGGCCTAATCTCTAAATTACATGAGCCTGATGCCAACATAAACAGCAAAAGTAAACGTCTGTGGCACGCCATTGGTATTAAAGATAAAGCCTTTAATAAATCCGAGAGGATCGCAGAAGAATTAGAAAAAATAGAACGCATCGACCTTATTCGATTTATGGTGGAATTAAAATCTCGCACTTCTGACCGCTTGATCATGTCTACGATCAGCCAAGTAAATAAACATGATGATGAATACGAAGAGGCTAATGTAAAAAAACTTGAAGGCACCTATATTGCAGATGTAGAAGCCTTCCAGCAACAAAGTAATGTGTTTGAACTCTAG
- the sixA gene encoding phosphohistidine phosphatase SixA codes for MKIYIMRHGQAGLYANSDAERELTGTGRQQSVDMASWLSAIEPTLDCVLHSPYVRAAQTWQVIGNLFTVNSVEVCDDITPYGDAEFIADYVRALVEQHNYQTILLVSHLPVVSYLTSALTTGKYMPAFATSAIACLELDEKSCNLKWLETPASIK; via the coding sequence ATGAAGATTTATATTATGCGACACGGTCAAGCAGGCTTGTATGCTAACAGCGATGCGGAACGTGAATTAACCGGTACTGGGCGACAACAGTCTGTTGATATGGCCAGTTGGTTAAGTGCGATTGAACCAACTTTAGATTGTGTATTACACAGTCCTTATGTACGAGCTGCACAAACTTGGCAAGTTATCGGGAACTTATTTACCGTAAACAGTGTCGAAGTCTGTGATGATATAACCCCTTACGGGGATGCTGAATTTATCGCGGATTATGTTCGCGCACTGGTTGAGCAACATAATTACCAAACAATCTTACTGGTTTCACATTTACCTGTAGTGAGCTATCTCACTTCAGCATTAACAACCGGTAAGTATATGCCAGCTTTCGCAACATCTGCGATTGCTTGCTTAGAATTAGATGAAAAAAGTTGTAATTTAAAGTGGTTAGAAACACCCGCGAGTATAAAGTAA
- a CDS encoding UPF0115 protein, producing the protein MFNKQMKKKMLLQIDAAKEQAQAAQVKVSQAALKPDEHALFSDSMKGIKPLAQDTIRKTKIRANKPKIQANDSIRQESAQREHFFSDQFEPHIADEGPTRYIREGVSPYELKKLRRGDYEPELLLDLHGLSQETAKVEISALIAECRKQHIRCCNVMHGHGKNILKRQLPMWLAQHPDVEAFHQATKTWGGSAALSILIELTSKEDLF; encoded by the coding sequence ATGTTTAATAAACAAATGAAAAAAAAGATGCTGCTGCAAATAGATGCAGCAAAAGAACAGGCACAGGCTGCACAAGTGAAAGTATCGCAAGCAGCGCTGAAACCAGATGAACACGCTCTTTTCTCTGATAGTATGAAAGGTATAAAACCTTTGGCACAGGATACCATACGCAAAACAAAAATCAGGGCTAATAAACCAAAAATTCAAGCAAATGATTCAATACGTCAAGAATCAGCGCAACGTGAACATTTTTTCTCCGATCAATTTGAACCACATATTGCCGACGAAGGTCCTACACGTTATATACGTGAAGGTGTTTCCCCTTATGAATTGAAGAAACTACGTCGTGGTGATTACGAACCTGAATTACTGTTAGACTTGCATGGTTTAAGCCAAGAGACAGCAAAGGTAGAAATATCTGCATTAATTGCAGAGTGTCGTAAGCAGCATATCCGCTGTTGTAATGTCATGCACGGTCATGGCAAAAACATCCTTAAGCGTCAATTGCCAATGTGGTTAGCACAGCACCCTGATGTTGAAGCATTTCATCAAGCAACCAAAACCTGGGGAGGCAGTGCAGCCTTATCTATCTTGATTGAGCTGACAAGTAAAGAAGACTTGTTTTAG